Proteins encoded in a region of the Triticum dicoccoides isolate Atlit2015 ecotype Zavitan chromosome 3A, WEW_v2.0, whole genome shotgun sequence genome:
- the LOC119271648 gene encoding uncharacterized protein LOC119271648, with amino-acid sequence MPSLLFRLVRALLNLVKQTLYPAAKPGRGVSVLRGGDAGFKRPAVLTCPRYIISVICEFAMLICTIGTVCYYFTYDLPPEFSVHLTPIPSNSSVGAAAATTSIPRSFDVVLHASNRRATERCHHHGVGVMTYGGYTVASGHTPDFCVPRKGARGVPFELAWDWDDGVYLPEHLRGRIAAAERVCAVEFEVQVRLLQGGDARSGTGTPTWMWCKAGIGGAPGAVTPCTVFAPQNWFSPLA; translated from the coding sequence ATGCCATCTCTTCTCTTCCGACTTGTGCGAGCCTTGTTGAATTTGGTCAAGCAAACATTGTACCCAGCCGCGAAGCCTGGACGTGGCGTCTCCGTCCTTCGCGGTGGCGACGCCGGCTTCAAGAGGCCGGCGGTGCTCACCTGCCCCCGCTACATCATCTCCGTGATCTGTGAATTCGCCATGTTGATCTGCACCATCGGGACGGTGTGCTACTACTTCACCTACGATTTGCCACCTGAGTTCTCCGTCCACTTGACGCCGATCCCGAGTAACAGCAGCGTGGGGGCTGCGGCCGCGACGACGTCCATCCCCCGGTCCTTCGACGTCGTCCTGCACGCCAGCAACCGCCGCGCTACGGAGAGGTGCCACCACCACGGGGTGGGAGTGATGACGTACGGCGGCTACACCGTCGCGTCGGGCCACACGCCCGACTTCTGTGTGCCGCGGAAGGGGGCGCGCGGGGTGCCGTTCGAGCTGGCGTGGGACTGGGACGACGGCGTTTACCTGCCCGAGCACCTGCGCGGCCGCATCGCGGCGGCGGAGAGAGTCTGCGCCGTGGAGTTCGAGGTTCAGGTGAGGCTCCTCCAGGGAGGCGACGCCCGCTCCGGCACGGGCACGCCGACGTGGATGTGGTGCAAGGCGGGGATCGGTGGGGCGCCTGGCGCCGTCACGCCCTGCACCGTGTTCGCTCCACAGAACTGGTTTTCGCCCCTGGCTTAG